The genomic window TTACTTCCCAACTACTCCTAAATAAGAATTCCAAGTGCTCACAAAAAATCATAAGTACTTAGATTACCTCTTAATAAATCATAAcataattttatatataaaacaCCTACAGAGGTATACATGACTCAGTGTGAGAAACGAATAGATCTTGGTTGATTCTTGATACCCAAAGAATATACAAACTGATGATTAGAAGTTTCTGTTATATTTTGTTATGCCCCGAttacaatagtgaatggtaactttgggatctatttatggaccaatattatgcatataatttttatcgtatattcgctgaataattaaactactcatatgttcctttcattgtgagctttattttgacctatagattattattgtacaatttaccattcctaagttatacccagtctattaattactgttccccctattcacagccacattcggctaactcttgtacaaatgttattttctattttattgttacGTTGTgttcagtctgtttggtatataaactcagtatgtttgaaatacaaggattcataccacagaggctgttattggcgTTGTGGACCGATTAGCACTCTacactgctcgtacggttttcgtgtgtcactgttccaattgataatttgctgctctctgattgacggTCTTATCatgtcatacattaactggacatccactcagccacaagatataacatatTAGTAACTGATCAACCTTCCAGTTAGTTGTAACTGAGTATCACCTATCACTCATTGATCAATAAATAGTCATATGACGTTAATTTACTAAGGGATCATATGCATGAtgaactctgcctgtagctcctctgggggttactgccggtcccaagcccgggtaaagggggagggttgggcatggggtcaacTTTCATGTATAATAAAACAACACGAACTCAAGTTTGATAGTTATAAACAGCTTTTATTGTTTAAAAGAAAACACAATGGTTATTAACTAGTAAACGACTGGTTATATTTGTACATAAGTCTTTCACATGTCCAAAAGCATATACATACCTACTATTCACTCATTTGATATTTTCAATCGTTATATATGTTGTTTGATTACTGACTATTGTTCACTTTGATTTCTGTATGTTGTTTACTGGTTGTGTTatctcttctttttctttttcttcttcttttaccCCGGAGTCTTCTTTCTTCTCATTGTCATCGGTAGATTCTGGTTCTTCCAAGGTTGACTTCTTTTTGGTTATGTATGgctattattcaaataatgttTAAGGTTTGATTATATAAAGATGACTTAGTAAAACTGTGGAGTTGTTTCATTAAATTAAAGAAACATTTAAAATTCACGTCATCGGTAATCTAACTTAAGTGacggtgtgtgtgtgtgtgtgagtatCTCTTCTTCATTGTGTTTAGATAAATTATCAAACTGCCGTCAAATCTTCAAGCCTATCGAATAATCACTTAGTTATATGTATAGGAATTCTGTGGAGATCACTGAAATTTTCAGTTTGTATCACTGATGACCTCGACTAGATAACTAATGGAAACTGGTAAATACTAGTTATCTGTTCCTTCTCAGTATAGAAATCTTTAACAGTACTCATCTATCATCTCATCTGTGatcgaacccaaaaccttcCATGTCTCATGGTGAGTGCAAATTAACGTCAACAAGTGATGAGAACTAAAAGTTTTAATAAACTCCATAAACTTCTGTTCTAACAATAACCATGTGTTCTGTGGtgtgtaaattagaaaggtgaATTCTAGGATTCTAATAAGAAAATATAACTAACGTAGTTCCCCTTTTTCGGGAACACTGCAGCTACCCACCAAACATATTCGAACATAGTTTCACAACGTCACGAATTGAATGTAGACTATTAGGTCCCAACTTAGAGGTACAAATGCTAAGCTCTGGCCACAAGAACTGAAAGATCCTAGGTCTGATCCTAGCTGAGTTGGTAAATACATACTTCGTAGCAGTCTCAGTCTAGGATGAGATAATTGATCAGTGCTTCATGGTTTTTAATAGTCATTTAACTAAGATGCTtccgtgatgtaaactatgaaatcaGTTTGTTGACGGTCAAAATCATTGAAACTGGTAGTGATAAGAGTAACTAGAACAGTTTTTGtaactaaaaatattttctctAACCACTTTAGTCGTTTGAGATTTATAGACTCAACAGTCAGTTTGGTGTCTCTACAAAGTATTCTATGGATTATCTAAACAATGCTCGAGAATTATTTGTGACCATGTCTTTTATATTGGCAGACAATACTATACAGTTAAAAAGTTATTTAATTAGAAGTTCACTCTCTATGTTGTAGGGAGACGAATTAGTTTCCATATCGTAAGTGCTGCAGTTTCATTAATGCAAAGCAAGTTCCCTGTATATCCAGACTTCATCGACTACCAACCGACACGTGTTGATAAACCATTAAAGATAAATAAAGTAATCAATGTATATAACTAATTCAGCTTCTTTCGGTTTTATTATATTAGAGACGGGGTCGCAAAAACTAATTTCAAGGATTCTTTCATCTACTCTGTTCAAAAGGGTCTAACTCTTATCAGGGTTTTTGCTCAACAGACTTTCATCATTTTAGTACTTCAAGACACACTTCCCTGTTAGTTAAATGAAAAGAGAATTTTCTTTgacataataattaaaaatg from Schistosoma mansoni, WGS project CABG00000000 data, supercontig 0378, strain Puerto Rico, whole genome shotgun sequence includes these protein-coding regions:
- a CDS encoding protein phosphatase-1, putative — translated: VVTVFSAANYCGEFDNAGAVMQINEDSVCSFVILKPYITKKKSTLEEPESTDDNEKKEDSGVKEEEKEKEEITQPVNNIQKSK